A window of the Cuculus canorus isolate bCucCan1 chromosome 3, bCucCan1.pri, whole genome shotgun sequence genome harbors these coding sequences:
- the DSE gene encoding dermatan-sulfate epimerase isoform X2, which yields MYETSYRRGWGFQYLHNHQPTNCVALLAGSLVLMNQGYLQEAYLWTKQVLAIMEKSVVLLQEVTDGSLYEGVAYGSYTTRSLFQYMFLVQRHFDINHFSHPWLKQHFAFMYRTVLPGFQRTVAIADSNYNWFYGPESQLVFLDKFVMRNGSGNWLAEQIRRNRVVEGPGTPSKGQRWCTLHTEFLWYDASLHSVPPPDYGVPRLHYFEDWGVVTYGSALPAEINRPFLSFKSGKLGGRAIYDIVHKNKYKEWIRGWRNFNAGHEHPDQNSFTFAPNGVPFITEALYGPKYTFLNNVLMFSPAVSKSCFSPWEGQITEDCSSKWLKYKHDLAGDCQGRVVAAMEKSGVVFIRGEGVGAYNPKLKLRKLQRNLILLHPQLLLLVDQIHLDDDSPLEAATSFFHNVDVPFEETVVDDVHGAFIRHRDGIYKMYWMDDTGHSEKATITSRMYPRGYPYNGTNYVNVTTILRHPVTRAIYLFIGPSVDVQSFTIQGDSPQLNVFVTTGDHAYTVYLWPVEDGSRSAFAQVIADRQKIVFDRASAIRSSAVPEVKDYVGIVERNLQHFKPVFQQLEKQILSRVRNTASFRKTAERLLRFSDKRQTEEAIDRIFAISQRQQRQHGRAKKNRKVAKGYKFVDAVPDIFAQIEVNERKVRQKAQTQAQKELPVDEDEEMKDLLDFADITYVKHKTGVSIKGRSGLAQMVATARSSAPSISSSYTRLFLILNIAIFFVMLAMQLTYFHKAKRLHGQRCLYAILLVDSCILLWLYSSCSQSQC from the exons ATGTACGAAACATCATACAGACGTGGATGGGGCTTCCAGTACCTCCACAACCACCAGCCTACCAACTGTGTGGCCCTGCTGGCTGGAAGCCTGGTTCTGATGAATCAAG GCTACCTTCAGGAAGCTTACTTGTGGACTAAGCAAGTGTTGGCAATCATGGAGAAGTCAGTAGTCCTGCTGCAGGAGGTCACAGATGGCTCCCTCTATGAAGGGGTGGCTTACGGCAGCTACACAACCAGATCGCTGTTTCAGTACATGTTTCTTGTCCAAAGGCACTTTGACATCAATCACTTCAGCCACCCCTGGCTCAAGCAGCACTTCGCATTTATGTACAGGACTGTCCTGCCAG GGTTCCAGAGAACTGTGGCCATTGCAGATTCCAACTATAACTGGTTCTATGGGCCGGAGAGCCAGCTGGTGTTTCTTGACAAATTTGTCATGCGCAACGGCAGTGGGAACTGGTTGGCAGAGCAGATCAGAAGGAACCGAGTGGTGGAGGGCCCAGGGACACCATCCAAAGGGCAGAGGTGGTGCACTCTCCACACTGAATTTCTCTG GTATGATGCAAGTTTGCACTCTGTACCTCCGCCAGACTATGGAGTCCCTAGGCTGCATTATTTTGAGGACTGGGGAGTGGTAACCTATGGAAGTGCTTTGCCAGCTGAAATCAACAggcctttcctttccttcaagtcaggaaagctgggaggacGTGCAATATATGATATTGTTCATAAGAACAAGTACAAAGAGTGGATCAGGGGGTGGAGGAACTTTAATGCTGGCCATGAACACCCAGACCAGAACTCCTTTACTTTTGCTCCCAATGGTGTACCTTTCATAACAGAAGCTCTGTATGGGccaaaatatacttttttaaataatgtgttGATGTTTTCCCCTGCCGTGTCCAAGAGCTGCTTCTCCCCATGGGAAGGGCAGATTACAGAAGACTGTTCCTCAAAGTGGCTTAAATATAAACATGACTTGGCTGGTGACTGTCAGGGGCGAGTGGTTGCTGCCATGGAGAAAAGTGGGGTGGTGTTTATCAGGGGAGAAGGAGTGGGCGCATACAATCCTAAACTGAAACTGAGAAAATTGCAAAGAAacctcatccttctccaccCTCAGCTTCTCTTGTTAGTGGACCAAATCCATCTAGACGATGACAGCCCCCTGGAGGCAGCGACAAGTTTCTTCCATAACGTGGATGTGCCTTTTGAAGAAACGGTTGTTGATGATGTCCACGGGGCATTTATTAGGCACCGTGATGGGATATATAAGATGTACTGGATGGATGACACCGGCCACAGCGAGAAAGCTACCATCACCTCAAGGATGTATCCCCGGGGCTATCCATACAATGGAACGAACTACGTGAATGTAACAACAATCTTGCGACACCCTGTCACGAGGGCCATTTACCTTTTCATTGGGCCCTCTGTTGATGTGCAGAGCTTCACTATCCAGGGAGATTCTCCACAGCTGAATGTTTTCGTTACCACCGGTGACCATGCCTATACAGTGTACCTGTGGCCTGTTGAGGATGGGTCCCGCTCTGCATTTGCACAGGTTATTGCAGACCGCCAGAAAATTGTCTTTGATCGAGCCTCTGCCATTAGGAGCTCTGCAGTGCCAGAAGTGAAAGACTACGTAGGAATCGTGGAGAGGAACCTGCAGCATTTTAAGCCTGTTTTCCAGCAGCTTGAGAAGCAGATCTTGTCTCGTGTACGTAACACAGCTAGCTTTCGGAAGACTGCTGAACGCCTGCTGAGGTTTTCAGataaaagacagacagaagagGCCATTGACAGGATATTTGCAATCTCACAGAGGCAGCAGCGTCAGCAtggcagagcaaagaaaaacagaaaggtaGCCAAAGGCTACAAATTCGTTGATGCTGTTCCTGATATTTTTGCACAAATTGaggtaaatgaaagaaaagtgcGACAAAAGGCACAGACTCAAGCACAAAAAGAGTTGCCTGTagatgaagatgaggaaatGAAAGATCTCCTGGATTTTGCAGATATCACTTACGTGAAGCACAAAACTGGGGTGTCCATCAAAGGCCGATCAGGGCTGGCACAGATGGTGGCGACTGCTCGAAGTAGTGCCCCATCAATATCATCTTCTTATACCCGCCTCTTTCTAATTCTCaacattgctattttttttgtcatgttaGCAATGCAGCTCACATATTTTCATAAGGCAAAGAGACTGCATGGCCAAAGATGTCTGTATGCAATACTTTTAGTAGACAGCTGTATATTGTTGTGGCTGTATTCTTCCTGTTCTCAGTCACAATGTTAG
- the DSE gene encoding dermatan-sulfate epimerase isoform X3, translating to MGLPVPPQPPAYQLCGPAGWKPGSDESRYDASLHSVPPPDYGVPRLHYFEDWGVVTYGSALPAEINRPFLSFKSGKLGGRAIYDIVHKNKYKEWIRGWRNFNAGHEHPDQNSFTFAPNGVPFITEALYGPKYTFLNNVLMFSPAVSKSCFSPWEGQITEDCSSKWLKYKHDLAGDCQGRVVAAMEKSGVVFIRGEGVGAYNPKLKLRKLQRNLILLHPQLLLLVDQIHLDDDSPLEAATSFFHNVDVPFEETVVDDVHGAFIRHRDGIYKMYWMDDTGHSEKATITSRMYPRGYPYNGTNYVNVTTILRHPVTRAIYLFIGPSVDVQSFTIQGDSPQLNVFVTTGDHAYTVYLWPVEDGSRSAFAQVIADRQKIVFDRASAIRSSAVPEVKDYVGIVERNLQHFKPVFQQLEKQILSRVRNTASFRKTAERLLRFSDKRQTEEAIDRIFAISQRQQRQHGRAKKNRKVAKGYKFVDAVPDIFAQIEVNERKVRQKAQTQAQKELPVDEDEEMKDLLDFADITYVKHKTGVSIKGRSGLAQMVATARSSAPSISSSYTRLFLILNIAIFFVMLAMQLTYFHKAKRLHGQRCLYAILLVDSCILLWLYSSCSQSQC from the exons ATGGGGCTTCCAGTACCTCCACAACCACCAGCCTACCAACTGTGTGGCCCTGCTGGCTGGAAGCCTGGTTCTGATGAATCAAG GTATGATGCAAGTTTGCACTCTGTACCTCCGCCAGACTATGGAGTCCCTAGGCTGCATTATTTTGAGGACTGGGGAGTGGTAACCTATGGAAGTGCTTTGCCAGCTGAAATCAACAggcctttcctttccttcaagtcaggaaagctgggaggacGTGCAATATATGATATTGTTCATAAGAACAAGTACAAAGAGTGGATCAGGGGGTGGAGGAACTTTAATGCTGGCCATGAACACCCAGACCAGAACTCCTTTACTTTTGCTCCCAATGGTGTACCTTTCATAACAGAAGCTCTGTATGGGccaaaatatacttttttaaataatgtgttGATGTTTTCCCCTGCCGTGTCCAAGAGCTGCTTCTCCCCATGGGAAGGGCAGATTACAGAAGACTGTTCCTCAAAGTGGCTTAAATATAAACATGACTTGGCTGGTGACTGTCAGGGGCGAGTGGTTGCTGCCATGGAGAAAAGTGGGGTGGTGTTTATCAGGGGAGAAGGAGTGGGCGCATACAATCCTAAACTGAAACTGAGAAAATTGCAAAGAAacctcatccttctccaccCTCAGCTTCTCTTGTTAGTGGACCAAATCCATCTAGACGATGACAGCCCCCTGGAGGCAGCGACAAGTTTCTTCCATAACGTGGATGTGCCTTTTGAAGAAACGGTTGTTGATGATGTCCACGGGGCATTTATTAGGCACCGTGATGGGATATATAAGATGTACTGGATGGATGACACCGGCCACAGCGAGAAAGCTACCATCACCTCAAGGATGTATCCCCGGGGCTATCCATACAATGGAACGAACTACGTGAATGTAACAACAATCTTGCGACACCCTGTCACGAGGGCCATTTACCTTTTCATTGGGCCCTCTGTTGATGTGCAGAGCTTCACTATCCAGGGAGATTCTCCACAGCTGAATGTTTTCGTTACCACCGGTGACCATGCCTATACAGTGTACCTGTGGCCTGTTGAGGATGGGTCCCGCTCTGCATTTGCACAGGTTATTGCAGACCGCCAGAAAATTGTCTTTGATCGAGCCTCTGCCATTAGGAGCTCTGCAGTGCCAGAAGTGAAAGACTACGTAGGAATCGTGGAGAGGAACCTGCAGCATTTTAAGCCTGTTTTCCAGCAGCTTGAGAAGCAGATCTTGTCTCGTGTACGTAACACAGCTAGCTTTCGGAAGACTGCTGAACGCCTGCTGAGGTTTTCAGataaaagacagacagaagagGCCATTGACAGGATATTTGCAATCTCACAGAGGCAGCAGCGTCAGCAtggcagagcaaagaaaaacagaaaggtaGCCAAAGGCTACAAATTCGTTGATGCTGTTCCTGATATTTTTGCACAAATTGaggtaaatgaaagaaaagtgcGACAAAAGGCACAGACTCAAGCACAAAAAGAGTTGCCTGTagatgaagatgaggaaatGAAAGATCTCCTGGATTTTGCAGATATCACTTACGTGAAGCACAAAACTGGGGTGTCCATCAAAGGCCGATCAGGGCTGGCACAGATGGTGGCGACTGCTCGAAGTAGTGCCCCATCAATATCATCTTCTTATACCCGCCTCTTTCTAATTCTCaacattgctattttttttgtcatgttaGCAATGCAGCTCACATATTTTCATAAGGCAAAGAGACTGCATGGCCAAAGATGTCTGTATGCAATACTTTTAGTAGACAGCTGTATATTGTTGTGGCTGTATTCTTCCTGTTCTCAGTCACAATGTTAG
- the DSE gene encoding dermatan-sulfate epimerase isoform X1, with the protein MRTHTRGAPSVFFIHAVCFAFAYGAREDPDAMVPFVNANYDSYPMLYFSKGDVETLRLQAVTTHQHIAARLVEAVQTMLSNPLEYLPPWDPKEFSARWNEIYGNNLGALAMFCVLYPENIEAINMAKDYMERMAAQPSWLVKDAPWDEVPLAHSLVGFATAYDFLYSYLSKIQQERFLEVIANASGYMYETSYRRGWGFQYLHNHQPTNCVALLAGSLVLMNQGYLQEAYLWTKQVLAIMEKSVVLLQEVTDGSLYEGVAYGSYTTRSLFQYMFLVQRHFDINHFSHPWLKQHFAFMYRTVLPGFQRTVAIADSNYNWFYGPESQLVFLDKFVMRNGSGNWLAEQIRRNRVVEGPGTPSKGQRWCTLHTEFLWYDASLHSVPPPDYGVPRLHYFEDWGVVTYGSALPAEINRPFLSFKSGKLGGRAIYDIVHKNKYKEWIRGWRNFNAGHEHPDQNSFTFAPNGVPFITEALYGPKYTFLNNVLMFSPAVSKSCFSPWEGQITEDCSSKWLKYKHDLAGDCQGRVVAAMEKSGVVFIRGEGVGAYNPKLKLRKLQRNLILLHPQLLLLVDQIHLDDDSPLEAATSFFHNVDVPFEETVVDDVHGAFIRHRDGIYKMYWMDDTGHSEKATITSRMYPRGYPYNGTNYVNVTTILRHPVTRAIYLFIGPSVDVQSFTIQGDSPQLNVFVTTGDHAYTVYLWPVEDGSRSAFAQVIADRQKIVFDRASAIRSSAVPEVKDYVGIVERNLQHFKPVFQQLEKQILSRVRNTASFRKTAERLLRFSDKRQTEEAIDRIFAISQRQQRQHGRAKKNRKVAKGYKFVDAVPDIFAQIEVNERKVRQKAQTQAQKELPVDEDEEMKDLLDFADITYVKHKTGVSIKGRSGLAQMVATARSSAPSISSSYTRLFLILNIAIFFVMLAMQLTYFHKAKRLHGQRCLYAILLVDSCILLWLYSSCSQSQC; encoded by the exons ATGAGGACTCACACACGGGGAGCCCCAAGTGTGTTTTTCATACATGCGGTTTGCTTCGCCTTTGCCTACGGCGCCAGGGAAGACCCGGATGCAATGGTTCCTTTTGTCAATGCCAACTATGACAGCTACCCCATGCTCTACTTCTCCAAAGGGGATGTGGAGACTCTGCGTCTCCAGGCTGTCACCACACACCAGCACATTGCGGCTCGTCTGGTTGAAGCAGTGCAAACAATGCTGTCGAATCCCCTGGAGTACCTTCCTCCCTGGGACCCAAAGGAGTTCAGCGCTCGGTGGAATGAAATTTATGGCAACAATCTCGGAGCTCTGGCGATGTTCTGTGTGCTCTACCCTGAAAACATCGAGGCCATCAACATGGCCAAGGATTACATGGAGAGGATGGCAGCTCAGCCTAGTTG GCTAGTGAAGGATGCCCCGTGGGATGAGGTCCCTCTTGCTCACTCCTTAGTTGGTTTTGCCACTGCATATGACTTCTTGTACAGCTATCTTAGCAAGATTCAACAGGAGAGATTTCTTGAGGTAATTGCCAATGCCTCGGGATATATGTACGAAACATCATACAGACGTGGATGGGGCTTCCAGTACCTCCACAACCACCAGCCTACCAACTGTGTGGCCCTGCTGGCTGGAAGCCTGGTTCTGATGAATCAAG GCTACCTTCAGGAAGCTTACTTGTGGACTAAGCAAGTGTTGGCAATCATGGAGAAGTCAGTAGTCCTGCTGCAGGAGGTCACAGATGGCTCCCTCTATGAAGGGGTGGCTTACGGCAGCTACACAACCAGATCGCTGTTTCAGTACATGTTTCTTGTCCAAAGGCACTTTGACATCAATCACTTCAGCCACCCCTGGCTCAAGCAGCACTTCGCATTTATGTACAGGACTGTCCTGCCAG GGTTCCAGAGAACTGTGGCCATTGCAGATTCCAACTATAACTGGTTCTATGGGCCGGAGAGCCAGCTGGTGTTTCTTGACAAATTTGTCATGCGCAACGGCAGTGGGAACTGGTTGGCAGAGCAGATCAGAAGGAACCGAGTGGTGGAGGGCCCAGGGACACCATCCAAAGGGCAGAGGTGGTGCACTCTCCACACTGAATTTCTCTG GTATGATGCAAGTTTGCACTCTGTACCTCCGCCAGACTATGGAGTCCCTAGGCTGCATTATTTTGAGGACTGGGGAGTGGTAACCTATGGAAGTGCTTTGCCAGCTGAAATCAACAggcctttcctttccttcaagtcaggaaagctgggaggacGTGCAATATATGATATTGTTCATAAGAACAAGTACAAAGAGTGGATCAGGGGGTGGAGGAACTTTAATGCTGGCCATGAACACCCAGACCAGAACTCCTTTACTTTTGCTCCCAATGGTGTACCTTTCATAACAGAAGCTCTGTATGGGccaaaatatacttttttaaataatgtgttGATGTTTTCCCCTGCCGTGTCCAAGAGCTGCTTCTCCCCATGGGAAGGGCAGATTACAGAAGACTGTTCCTCAAAGTGGCTTAAATATAAACATGACTTGGCTGGTGACTGTCAGGGGCGAGTGGTTGCTGCCATGGAGAAAAGTGGGGTGGTGTTTATCAGGGGAGAAGGAGTGGGCGCATACAATCCTAAACTGAAACTGAGAAAATTGCAAAGAAacctcatccttctccaccCTCAGCTTCTCTTGTTAGTGGACCAAATCCATCTAGACGATGACAGCCCCCTGGAGGCAGCGACAAGTTTCTTCCATAACGTGGATGTGCCTTTTGAAGAAACGGTTGTTGATGATGTCCACGGGGCATTTATTAGGCACCGTGATGGGATATATAAGATGTACTGGATGGATGACACCGGCCACAGCGAGAAAGCTACCATCACCTCAAGGATGTATCCCCGGGGCTATCCATACAATGGAACGAACTACGTGAATGTAACAACAATCTTGCGACACCCTGTCACGAGGGCCATTTACCTTTTCATTGGGCCCTCTGTTGATGTGCAGAGCTTCACTATCCAGGGAGATTCTCCACAGCTGAATGTTTTCGTTACCACCGGTGACCATGCCTATACAGTGTACCTGTGGCCTGTTGAGGATGGGTCCCGCTCTGCATTTGCACAGGTTATTGCAGACCGCCAGAAAATTGTCTTTGATCGAGCCTCTGCCATTAGGAGCTCTGCAGTGCCAGAAGTGAAAGACTACGTAGGAATCGTGGAGAGGAACCTGCAGCATTTTAAGCCTGTTTTCCAGCAGCTTGAGAAGCAGATCTTGTCTCGTGTACGTAACACAGCTAGCTTTCGGAAGACTGCTGAACGCCTGCTGAGGTTTTCAGataaaagacagacagaagagGCCATTGACAGGATATTTGCAATCTCACAGAGGCAGCAGCGTCAGCAtggcagagcaaagaaaaacagaaaggtaGCCAAAGGCTACAAATTCGTTGATGCTGTTCCTGATATTTTTGCACAAATTGaggtaaatgaaagaaaagtgcGACAAAAGGCACAGACTCAAGCACAAAAAGAGTTGCCTGTagatgaagatgaggaaatGAAAGATCTCCTGGATTTTGCAGATATCACTTACGTGAAGCACAAAACTGGGGTGTCCATCAAAGGCCGATCAGGGCTGGCACAGATGGTGGCGACTGCTCGAAGTAGTGCCCCATCAATATCATCTTCTTATACCCGCCTCTTTCTAATTCTCaacattgctattttttttgtcatgttaGCAATGCAGCTCACATATTTTCATAAGGCAAAGAGACTGCATGGCCAAAGATGTCTGTATGCAATACTTTTAGTAGACAGCTGTATATTGTTGTGGCTGTATTCTTCCTGTTCTCAGTCACAATGTTAG